The genomic segment ATCGACTTAAGGGCTGATTctggttccacgttgacgcaacgaccaagcagacgcttcgacgcagtcgtgaaccttatGCCCCCTGCGTGGGGTTGtaagcagaccaatcacagcccttgctgctgcgtcaccTCGCCtaccatttttgggaggcgcacgtcaggtccttgcggtggacgcaaggaggatCTGTAAACCCCCTTAAATCCGTGAGaacataatcagccctttagtccTACTCAAGCTGTTAAAACCTTTAGAATCTTCGACCACCAGGTTGCCCTCACTCAAATCAAACATACCGCCTAGTAACTTCATTTTATTCACATGTCACGCCCATTTTGATGCCACGCCCTGATTGAATTTTGTTGATTTGAATAGTTTCCTGAATCTCTTTTGTATTTGATTCTAAATCATAGCAGTCCCATCTTGAAGTCGATATAAGCATTCATGTCTTAACGTGTTTTTAAGCACGCCCTTTTATTAAGTTAATGGCTCCTGGGGGCTATATTTGATAGTTTAAAGACTTTCCTTCTGATAAGATGGAAGGTGTTGGTCCATAGAAGCCATGTGCCAAAGCTTTTGAtccaaccaataaaaaaagaaaactaggATATTTATTAACTAAATCCAAACTGGAGGGAAAGTTCCATCATGAGGAAACGCACGTCATACGTTTTCACACAAGTTTCATGACTGTAGGTCCACTGGGTCAGGCGATACGCAATTATGGAAAGTTTCATAAAAGCAACAGTGTAGTTTTGGCTGATTAGGCATTTCTGGCAGAATAATTATTCTAACAAATAGTACAATAGGGTCATTCAACCTTTCTGGGGCTCACCAAAATATCAAaccaaaacatttgttttatgaATGCCGGGCACTTCATGGGATCAAGCCCCAGCCAATGTGGTGGTCTAAAAttgaatgttgttttaaataGAATGCGGTCCGTTAATATTGCCTTGCTTTAACAAATCTTTGATTTATCTGACAAATGCCATTTTTTAAATACTTGATCAATGTAATACTTTCTACACCAATTTGATATTTACATGAAGACTTTGCCCAACCCTAGAAATCAATGTCCCACCGACCTCCCTGGTCCATCTATCCACATCACTATACATCTCCAGTTGAACACCTCTGCAATAGGGTGAAACAAACACTTTGCTTGGGCACCTAATAAATGTTGCAGGGATTTACCTCCCTGATGGATTACAGTAATTTGCGACCCCGTGTAAAAGGTGGACTGGGGTGAACTTACATTTCCAAGAACTCCTGAAGGCCCTTCATCCTCTGGGTGACTTGCTCCTTGTTGGTCATGCTGAAGAAGGGATTCCACGGGGGAAGCTTGGGCAACTCTCtgctcaacacaacacaagcatTAGCAGAGATCCTGCATTTTTGGAAAACAAACTTTGACCTTCAATTATTTCCATTTGGGTTCACAACTTAACACCTCCATTAGTTAATATCCATCAAACGACCAAAGAGGACACAACAGCGATACATTGGTAATGCTTGGAATGGTAGCATGAAAAGGTGATAAAACGTACATGATCAGAGCATTCTGCTGCAGACAGTGGCGCAGCCACACAAACTCACTGTACCGCCTCCTGACACAAGAAGCCTTCTTCCTAAAACACATGCTATTGGTCTGGAGACAGAGCCAGATAGAAACTTGAGTCAATAAAGCAAATACGAATCAACAGGTAAATACGAATCAACAGGTAAAGACAAATGAACGCTTAAACCAGTTGACTATAGTTTTCAACTTTGTCATTTTGTAATCGTTTTAATGCCTTAGCCACACTCACGTGTAGACATATCTCatagtctgtgtgcgtgtgccagaAGTCATCACGATGGAACCTGGGATCCCCAACACCAACGTTTATGAATTCCTACAAAATAAGCAATCGTTAAATACTTGTATTGCACTTGGAAACATAATGCTTAAATGTTGCATATGTTCAAAACTGTCACTTACCGTTTTCATGAGACTGTCCAATGCATTGTCCATAATGGGAAGAGATACCTGCAACTACATTGTTCGAGATGTTGACATCAAAACGGCTACGAGAGACTTAGATTCAGGCCTGATTCACAATGTTTTGAGTTAATCAAGAACCACTCAGCAaagacagacaaatacacattaGCCTACACCATGATGTAGATTGTGAAATCAGTTTAAAGCCCTATCCTTTCACATAAGCAAACCGCAATAGACAATAAAGTAGAAAATCCTGTGGCAGAAGTTTGTGATGCGGGCAAAATATGCACGTTCAGACAGATTGTGAGGACCATGTCCCATAGCATGATCAGAGAAAAAGAGCCACGCATACTGACAACATGCCGTGCAGCTGGGCAACAGAAGGAAAACAAACCCTTAACCCCATCGCTTCTCTACTCAGCAAAACATCACATGAGCCAGTCAATTACGTAGACAAGATGGCTAAAACAGATTAGGACCGACATTAGTGGAATTTGTGTAAAGGGACCTTGGACCGATTAGCATCATAGCAAACAAAGACAAATAGGCCTAGTATTTAAAATCGCAATATAAatgtacataaatacataatatCTAGTCGCCCGCTGACCCCATTCAAATGTTACCCGTTTGCAGACGATAATGCAACCCGCAGTTTGAAACGCGGCAGGTGGACCGCAGCTCTCGCCAGTCGAAATAGTTTCCCTGTGGAGAACCTGCTCACAATGTAGACGTCGGCTGGTCATTGGTCGAACTAAGGCCCCCAGTTACCTCAGAACGAAGCAGTCTGGGAATAATCGCTAAAGTGTTGGCATCGATAATGTGGGACAACCCAAACAAGGCTGCACATAACAGCCTTCAAGTAAAATATTGTGCATGCCAATAACAGTTTTAAAGTATGAACGCTCACCTTACTTCGGTCCAGTGATGTATGAGATAAGTTAGACTCAGAGCACACAGGGATGAGGCCCGAACCTCAACTGAACATTTGATGAAGCTCAAGACCCTCAGAGTTCTGCTGTTCAGAGGCACATCGGTTCAAATGCACGTGCTTGGCACAACCGCCCAAACTCAACTCACGTCCCCTTGCCTacaaaaacaacatgcatgtatgcatttaGAACTTATGCAGCTATATTGCAACACCAAAGGAACtgggtattttttttgtatgcgCACCTGTTGATGTGATTGCTTGCGAATGCTAAATCGTATCAGctggaaaggggaggagctgttGAAGAAATTAAGAAAGTCTTAATTATAGCCTTAGGAATTTTGATATAATAGAATAGAAAATAGAACGATAATGAAAGGAACGtaacaataaaaaaagtgtttaaCACTGAAGGTATTCTCAATTGTAGTTGACATACAATTGTAGACTCCCTTGCTTTGTATCTTTTACTGCATATCATACTTTGACCTAATAGGGCGCGACAACAATTGACATAAAGCACAGGAGTTGAGCGTTCGCGAAGTCAGGTCTAGCATTACAAACATTCGAGTTACACAATGAATTAAGGAATCTCCTCACACAAGCCATACCAGTTTCTTCGGGGATCCGAAGTTATTCCAAAATAAAGTTATTCCAAGTGCTGAAATCGCTTGAATTGAACCCTGATATGTTTCCACCAATGTTCTCAGCAATCCACGAGTGTAAGGTCTGCTTATTTACATACAGTGGACCAGGTCATGATCTCATTCTGTGCATTTCACAATTTCTCTCTTTAACTGGGAAGATAATCCTCATTGTTGTTGGAGAGACAACCCCTTTTCAACCCACAGCACCACCCCCGTCCCTCACAATGCAGGCTACATTTCgagaagcacatacacacacattttagatgctttatttttttcattcataactTTCCATTAGAATTCTTAATACACAGAAATGTACAGACATACAGGCGCTTTACATGTTGCTCCGTCATCTCACCTACAAGGCTGCCGATGGTTGCTGCGGTTGGGCAACACCTATCCAGCTGTTTACATCTGCCCTTGGGTAAACCTACAAGTGGCAGCCCATCTAGCCCATCTGAATGTTCCAGACCGTCGGATCAGAGAGTTATGATTTTACAACATTAGGTTGTGGATGCATGTCGTTAGAGGCTGGTACATCAGCTCTGCGTTAAATACATGATCCATGCACAGGTCATATGGAGTTTGATCTCCAGACTCCCTTGATCTCTTGAGAAACAAAGGTTCATAATATGATCATGCctgacactcactcactgaatGCACAATACAGTGTCAGGAATAGGTTCCTGGACACCAGGTAGAGGTTGAACCATGGTGGCAGTAACTGAATTCTCGATTTTATGAAAGAACTGCTGCAGTTCTGTCATTTAGGTCAGGCCAATCTAAAAAAATGCAGCACGTGAGTTCAGTTTCCCAGACAGACACATTTAATGAAGTACAAGTTGTCTTTTAAAAGTCTGAAAGTAAATCACCGTCGCTATCCTTCTTGGTAAGGTCCACAGGATAATACCTATGGTCCTTGTATGTCTTCAAACTGATCCATTTCCAAATAATCAATTGTTGAATGTATGCTTTTTACATCTAAAGGCCCTTTCTCTCACCAGAAATTACTCGAAGAGATAACTATTTGATAGTGCAGCCTTTTAAGAATTGTTTGAACACTCCTACCGGTAATATTGAATTGTCCCTAGGAAGGCTTAACACAAATTTTAACCAAATTCTTCTAGATGGTTGTAATGTACAGATGTTAAAACTTATTTAATGTGTCACTTAATTATTCCAAGCATCAAtatgacaaaatattttataataGAAAACGTTTTCATTGCTGATGTTCTGAGTAAATAGCTGGTAACAGTTCAGGTTAGCTTTGTTATGCAAATCTTCAAATTATGCAGCTCTTTCTTTCC from the Gadus morhua chromosome 22, gadMor3.0, whole genome shotgun sequence genome contains:
- the snx10a gene encoding sorting nexin-10A isoform X1; the encoded protein is MTSRRLHCEQVLHRETISTGESCGPPAAFQTAGCIIVCKRLQVSLPIMDNALDSLMKTEFINVGVGDPRFHRDDFWHTHTDYEICLHTNSMCFRKKASCVRRRYSEFVWLRHCLQQNALIIELPKLPPWNPFFSMTNKEQVTQRMKGLQEFLEIVLETPLLLSDSHLHLFLQSELSVPRIERCARGETRYSVAEAIQRSSGCLISSSFPLDYTGKGYSDSDCESSASSGLGLSGDVHSRCIGLPCLESSSGDHELFCTLSRSPSEEKSMPS
- the snx10a gene encoding sorting nexin-10A isoform X2; the protein is MTSRRLHCEQVLHRETISTGESCGPPAAFQTAGCIIVCKRLQVSLPIMDNALDSLMKTEFINVGVGDPRFHRDDFWHTHTDYEICLHTNSMCFRKKASCVRRRYSEFVWLRHCLQQNALIIELPKLPPWNPFFSMTNKEQVTQRMKGLQEFLEIVLETPLLLSDSHLHLFLQSELSVPRIERCARGETRYSVAEAIQRSSGCLISSSFPLDYTGKGYSDSDCESASSGLGLSGDVHSRCIGLPCLESSSGDHELFCTLSRSPSEEKSMPS